The following are encoded together in the Pedobacter sp. D749 genome:
- a CDS encoding helix-turn-helix domain-containing protein encodes MSKHLQYNKAESKDVGYILNVLSSIHTVDPKLKEEFEKHLLRLRIKKDQILFKENEVCEYIYFIVKGALMGCTTHNKQKITTYISIENDFVSSISGLHGSDYSQEYVVAVEDTDLLAIHNSELNRLFAYHFELNYIVRVVLGKYYKAAQQRAHIIRVGNAKERYLYFAKTNPGYLDRLPLDVVASLLNVKTSTLLSIQKNSSKAKEGNVDLAEFGRKLERYVNDYQLFRQKDIRLSSLAQKIGISSHKLSIVLNSYFNTSFIDYINQYRVNWIKDSIRNPEIMQNFTLEALAYSAGFSSRSAFYNSFKKLVGMSPLDYSKNNAEEIL; translated from the coding sequence GTGTCAAAACATTTACAATACAATAAGGCGGAAAGTAAGGATGTAGGTTATATATTGAATGTGCTCAGTAGCATACATACAGTAGATCCTAAATTGAAAGAAGAATTTGAGAAACATCTTTTAAGGCTCAGGATTAAAAAAGATCAGATCCTCTTCAAAGAGAATGAAGTATGCGAATACATATACTTTATAGTTAAAGGTGCTTTAATGGGGTGTACCACTCATAATAAACAAAAAATAACCACCTATATTTCAATTGAAAATGATTTTGTAAGTTCTATTTCCGGGCTTCACGGATCTGATTATTCTCAGGAATATGTAGTCGCTGTTGAAGATACAGATCTGCTGGCCATCCACAATAGTGAACTCAACCGACTTTTTGCATACCATTTCGAGCTCAACTATATCGTTAGGGTTGTTTTAGGAAAATATTATAAAGCTGCACAACAAAGGGCACACATTATCCGTGTTGGAAATGCAAAGGAAAGATACCTGTATTTTGCAAAAACGAATCCAGGCTATCTGGACCGGCTGCCCCTGGATGTGGTAGCTTCATTGTTGAATGTTAAAACTTCAACACTACTATCCATTCAGAAAAATTCTTCTAAAGCAAAAGAAGGCAATGTTGACCTTGCTGAATTCGGGCGCAAACTGGAACGTTATGTCAACGACTATCAGTTGTTCAGGCAAAAGGATATCAGGCTCAGTTCTCTCGCTCAAAAGATCGGTATAAGCAGTCACAAGCTTTCTATTGTGTTAAATAGCTATTTCAACACAAGCTTTATTGATTATATTAATCAGTATCGGGTAAACTGGATAAAGGACAGTATCCGTAATCCGGAGATTATGCAAAATTTTACACTCGAGGCCCTGGCTTATAGTGCAGGTTTTTCATCCAGAAGTGCCTTCTATAATTCTTTTAAAAAATTAGTTGGAATGAGTCCTCTCGACTATTCAAAAAACAATGCGGAGGAAATACTTTAG
- a CDS encoding ACP phosphodiesterase: protein MNFLSHYYFDRTSNDANVVMGTVLPDLIKNAAKEANLYPQKNEFLFKGNPDEESLLIGWKRHLAVDLLFHSSNFFLEKTTELKQLIKPIVENTAVRPSFLAHIGLELLLDHLLVEHNLVQVNHFYDKLDAVKKESLSDFLEHCKLKNPEIFFDFLTKFISSKYLLSYQKLENISYALNRICMRLWPETLNEKQLQQLTFQLSLFKAVLEKDYMDIFKEIEEKIDL, encoded by the coding sequence ATGAACTTTTTATCCCATTATTATTTCGACCGGACAAGTAATGATGCCAATGTGGTAATGGGAACTGTTTTGCCAGATCTGATTAAAAATGCGGCTAAAGAAGCAAATTTATATCCCCAGAAGAATGAATTCCTGTTTAAAGGGAACCCTGACGAAGAAAGCCTTCTAATTGGCTGGAAAAGACATTTAGCTGTCGATCTGCTTTTTCATTCCTCTAATTTCTTCCTGGAGAAAACCACAGAACTTAAGCAACTCATTAAGCCAATTGTAGAAAATACTGCGGTGCGCCCTTCCTTTCTTGCCCATATTGGCTTAGAACTTTTATTGGATCATCTATTAGTGGAACACAACCTGGTTCAGGTTAACCATTTTTACGATAAACTTGATGCCGTAAAAAAAGAATCGTTAAGCGATTTCCTGGAGCACTGCAAGCTTAAAAATCCTGAAATATTTTTCGATTTTTTAACGAAATTCATTAGCAGTAAATACCTGTTGAGTTACCAAAAACTCGAAAACATCAGTTATGCCCTTAACAGGATTTGTATGCGTTTGTGGCCAGAAACATTAAATGAAAAACAGTTGCAGCAGCTTACTTTTCAGTTGAGCCTTTTCAAGGCGGTTTTGGAAAAAGACTATATGGATATTTTTAAGGAAATTGAAGAAAAAATAGACTTGTAA
- the dapA gene encoding 4-hydroxy-tetrahydrodipicolinate synthase, with translation MNKFQGTGVALVTPFNTDGSVDYNGLKNLINYLVDGGIDYLVSLGTTGETATMTKDEKKKVWAYTAEINNNRLPLVAGIGGNNTFSVAEDIKSFDAAGYSAILSVSPYYNKPTQEGIYQHYKYLAEISPLDLILYNVPGRTGSNMSPETTCRLAHDFKNIIATKEASGSFDQFNQIMRDKPADFLLISGDDPVTLPMIALGAAGIISVIGNALPKQFSDMVKLCLAGAYKAALPAHLGLVEFTRLAFAEGNPAGIKAALKHLGVCGDTVRLPLVKASASLEKSIIAEIEKLSEVA, from the coding sequence ATGAACAAATTTCAGGGTACTGGTGTAGCCTTAGTTACGCCTTTCAACACAGATGGATCAGTTGATTATAACGGCTTAAAAAACCTGATTAATTACCTGGTAGATGGAGGGATAGATTACCTCGTTTCTTTAGGTACAACCGGCGAAACCGCTACAATGACCAAGGACGAGAAGAAGAAGGTGTGGGCCTATACTGCTGAAATTAACAATAACAGATTACCTTTAGTTGCCGGCATAGGTGGCAATAACACGTTTTCTGTGGCTGAAGACATTAAATCTTTCGATGCTGCAGGTTATAGTGCAATTTTATCGGTTAGTCCTTATTACAACAAACCTACCCAGGAAGGAATTTATCAACACTATAAATATTTAGCTGAAATTTCTCCTTTAGATTTGATTTTATACAACGTACCCGGTCGTACAGGAAGTAATATGAGCCCTGAGACTACCTGCAGGCTGGCTCATGATTTTAAAAACATTATTGCAACCAAAGAAGCATCAGGAAGTTTCGATCAGTTTAACCAGATTATGAGAGATAAACCTGCAGATTTTCTTTTAATCTCCGGGGATGATCCGGTTACTTTGCCGATGATCGCTTTGGGTGCCGCAGGCATTATTTCAGTAATCGGAAACGCTTTACCTAAACAATTTTCTGATATGGTAAAACTTTGTTTAGCTGGCGCTTATAAAGCGGCATTGCCTGCTCATTTAGGCTTAGTAGAATTCACTCGCCTGGCATTTGCAGAAGGCAATCCGGCAGGGATAAAAGCTGCATTAAAACATTTAGGTGTTTGTGGCGATACCGTAAGGTTGCCATTAGTTAAAGCATCTGCATCTTTAGAAAAATCAATAATTGCAGAAATAGAAAAGCTAAGTGAAGTAGCTTAA
- a CDS encoding GxxExxY protein — protein sequence MTEDEIAKLIVNAAYQVHVELGPGLLESAYEACLVYELVNAGLQVSNQIDLPVHYKDIKLSCNYRIDILVERKVIIEVKAVNILKDVHLAQTITYLKLSNCKLGLLINFNESKIKDGIKRVINGYL from the coding sequence ATGACTGAAGATGAAATTGCTAAATTAATTGTTAATGCTGCGTATCAAGTTCATGTTGAGCTTGGGCCAGGATTGTTAGAGTCAGCTTATGAAGCTTGTCTGGTTTATGAATTGGTTAATGCAGGGCTGCAAGTTTCCAATCAAATAGATCTTCCTGTTCATTACAAGGATATAAAACTTAGTTGTAATTACAGAATAGATATTTTGGTTGAAAGAAAAGTTATTATTGAAGTGAAAGCTGTAAATATTCTTAAAGATGTTCACTTAGCGCAAACAATAACATATTTAAAGCTCTCTAACTGTAAGCTAGGATTACTCATTAACTTTAACGAGTCAAAAATAAAAGATGGAATAAAAAGAGTTATAAATGGCTATTTATAA
- a CDS encoding aminotransferase class I/II-fold pyridoxal phosphate-dependent enzyme translates to MDIFDKIAKHMGPLGQHQKWSHGYFSFPKLEGEIAPHMQFRGKEHLVWSLNNYLGLANHPEVRKADEEAAAKFGMAYPMGARMMSGNSNYHEQLEQELAEFVGKPDAFLLNYGYQGMVSIIDTLVDRNDVVVYDAESHACIVDGLRLHMGKRFVYKHNDIESARKQLERATKLVEETGGGILLITEGVFGMSGAQGKLKEIVDLKKDFNFRILVDDAHGFGTMGKTGAGTHEAQDCIEGIDVYFGTFAKSMAGIGAFVASTEQITNFLRYNMRSQTFAKALPMPMVIGLLKRLELLKSKPELKDKLWEIAMTLQKGLRERGFDLGVTDSVVTPVFLKGELSDATAITYDLRENYSIFCSIVVYPVIPKGMIELRLIPTAVHTLDDVQRTLDAFSEVAEKLENGYYKENLFATV, encoded by the coding sequence TTGGATATATTTGATAAGATAGCAAAGCACATGGGGCCGCTTGGCCAACACCAGAAATGGTCTCATGGGTATTTCTCATTTCCAAAATTAGAGGGAGAAATTGCACCTCATATGCAATTTCGTGGAAAAGAGCATTTGGTTTGGAGTTTAAACAACTACTTAGGTTTAGCCAATCACCCGGAAGTTAGAAAAGCAGATGAAGAAGCAGCTGCAAAATTTGGTATGGCTTACCCTATGGGAGCCCGCATGATGAGTGGTAACTCAAACTATCACGAACAGCTGGAGCAGGAACTTGCAGAATTTGTAGGTAAACCCGATGCATTTCTATTAAACTATGGTTATCAGGGCATGGTATCCATTATCGATACTTTGGTTGACAGAAACGATGTGGTGGTATATGATGCAGAATCGCATGCCTGTATTGTAGATGGATTACGTTTGCATATGGGTAAACGTTTTGTTTACAAACATAATGATATTGAAAGTGCCCGTAAGCAATTGGAGCGTGCCACCAAACTTGTTGAAGAAACTGGTGGTGGGATTCTTTTAATTACAGAAGGTGTTTTCGGAATGAGTGGTGCTCAGGGCAAATTAAAGGAAATCGTTGATCTTAAAAAAGATTTCAATTTCCGTATACTGGTTGATGATGCGCATGGTTTTGGTACCATGGGTAAAACCGGGGCCGGTACACATGAAGCACAGGACTGTATTGAAGGAATTGACGTTTACTTTGGAACATTCGCCAAATCAATGGCAGGTATTGGTGCATTCGTTGCTTCAACAGAACAAATTACCAATTTCTTAAGGTATAATATGCGTTCTCAGACTTTTGCTAAAGCATTACCTATGCCAATGGTAATTGGTTTATTAAAGCGCTTAGAATTGCTTAAAAGCAAACCTGAATTAAAAGATAAACTTTGGGAAATTGCAATGACCCTTCAAAAAGGATTGCGCGAACGCGGATTCGATTTAGGTGTTACCGATTCAGTAGTTACTCCGGTATTCCTGAAAGGTGAACTTTCTGATGCGACTGCAATTACTTACGATTTACGCGAGAATTATAGCATCTTCTGCTCAATTGTAGTTTATCCGGTAATTCCAAAGGGAATGATCGAACTTCGTTTAATTCCTACAGCAGTTCACACGCTGGACGACGTACAACGTACTTTAGATGCTTTTAGCGAAGTTGCTGAAAAATTAGAGAACGGGTATTATAAAGAAAATCTTTTCGCTACCGTTTAA
- a CDS encoding GNAT family N-acetyltransferase, whose product MIRKMRDTDWSEVSTIYQEGIDTGTASFRTPDISWKDWDSSHLKTCRFVILQGREIVGWCALLPVMANYDAGGVGEIEVYVKQGYKGQGLGSSLLNTLIAESEKTGIWMLQAGIFLQNSASLKIHEKAGFRVVGYREKIGKAKGVWQDNLLLERRNKLIA is encoded by the coding sequence ATGATAAGAAAGATGCGTGATACAGATTGGAGTGAGGTAAGTACCATTTATCAGGAAGGAATCGACACGGGTACCGCAAGTTTTAGAACCCCAGACATTTCATGGAAGGACTGGGATTCATCACACCTTAAAACCTGCAGATTTGTGATCTTGCAGGGCCGGGAAATTGTTGGGTGGTGTGCACTTTTGCCGGTAATGGCCAATTATGACGCTGGTGGTGTTGGAGAGATTGAAGTTTACGTTAAACAGGGTTACAAGGGGCAGGGCCTGGGTTCTTCTTTATTAAACACCCTAATTGCCGAAAGTGAAAAAACAGGAATATGGATGCTTCAGGCAGGAATCTTCCTGCAGAATTCGGCCTCCTTAAAAATTCATGAAAAAGCTGGATTCAGGGTAGTAGGGTACCGGGAAAAAATAGGTAAAGCAAAAGGTGTTTGGCAGGATAACCTGTTACTGGAAAGAAGAAATAAATTAATTGCATGA
- the ligA gene encoding NAD-dependent DNA ligase LigA: MSLTAIKEEMDALVAELNQHNYNYYVLAMPTIGDYEFDKKLKHLAGLEKANPDFADPNSPTQRVGGDITKNFVTVNHKYPMLSLGNTYNEQDLRDFDERIRKAIGDNFEYVCELKFDGLSISLTYENGKLLRAVTRGDGTKGDDVTNNVKTIHTIPHQIKSTAAPEHFEIRGEIFMHKAAFLRLNAAREELGEIPYANPRNFASGTIKMQDSKEVAKRPLDGFIYFLYTDKNEFKTHWESLNAVKDWGFHVCEHNRLVSNIDAVLEFIHHWENERFKLSYDIDGIVIKVNSYAQQQELGFTSKSPRWAISYKYKAAEVETVLAKVTYQVGRTGAVTPVANLKPVLLAGTTVKRATLHNANEIERLDLHEGDTVYVEKGGEIIPKIIKVNLDKRLPGAKRVHYLHNCPECGTELIRREGEAVHYCLNDEGCPPQIVGKIQHFISRKAMNIDGLGDETIETFYKRGLVNHISDLYTLYEKSDELKTLDRFGERSIENMLAGIEKSKEMPFEKVLFGLGIRYVGETVAKKLAAGIKNIDNLAKATVEDLIAIDEIGQRIAESIVEYFGKSEHLQQVELLKLAGLQFEIEEKVITLDSDRLIGKTFVISGVFENFSRDELKDMIEANGGKMLSGISGKLNYLVAGDNMGPSKLEKANKLNVPIITDAELLEMING; encoded by the coding sequence ATGTCGCTAACTGCAATAAAAGAAGAAATGGATGCCCTGGTGGCCGAATTAAACCAGCACAATTATAACTATTACGTGCTGGCTATGCCTACCATTGGCGATTATGAATTTGATAAAAAATTAAAACATCTTGCCGGGCTCGAAAAAGCAAATCCTGACTTTGCCGATCCAAATTCGCCTACGCAGCGTGTTGGTGGCGATATCACCAAAAATTTTGTTACGGTAAATCATAAATACCCGATGTTATCACTGGGGAATACCTATAACGAACAGGATCTCCGGGATTTTGATGAACGTATCCGTAAAGCAATTGGCGATAATTTTGAATACGTTTGCGAATTAAAATTTGATGGCTTATCTATTAGTCTTACTTACGAAAATGGCAAACTTTTACGTGCGGTTACCCGTGGTGATGGCACCAAAGGTGATGATGTAACTAATAATGTAAAAACCATTCATACCATCCCACATCAAATCAAATCAACTGCCGCACCTGAACATTTCGAAATCCGTGGCGAGATTTTCATGCACAAAGCGGCCTTTTTACGCTTAAATGCAGCACGTGAGGAGCTGGGAGAAATCCCTTACGCAAACCCCCGTAACTTTGCATCTGGCACTATAAAAATGCAAGACAGCAAGGAAGTAGCTAAACGGCCATTAGACGGTTTTATTTATTTCCTGTATACAGATAAAAATGAATTTAAAACCCATTGGGAAAGTTTAAATGCCGTAAAAGACTGGGGTTTTCATGTTTGCGAACATAACCGCCTGGTTTCTAATATCGATGCAGTTCTGGAATTTATTCACCATTGGGAAAACGAACGTTTTAAACTAAGTTACGATATTGATGGTATTGTAATTAAGGTAAATAGTTATGCGCAACAACAGGAATTGGGTTTCACTTCCAAATCTCCACGCTGGGCCATTTCATATAAATATAAAGCAGCAGAGGTTGAAACTGTTTTAGCAAAGGTAACCTATCAGGTGGGTAGAACCGGAGCAGTTACGCCGGTTGCCAATTTAAAGCCTGTTTTATTGGCTGGTACTACGGTTAAACGTGCTACACTACATAACGCAAACGAAATAGAGCGTTTAGATTTACATGAAGGCGATACTGTGTATGTAGAAAAAGGTGGTGAAATTATTCCGAAAATTATTAAGGTAAATTTAGATAAGCGCTTGCCTGGTGCTAAAAGGGTTCATTATTTACACAACTGCCCCGAATGTGGAACAGAATTAATCAGGAGAGAAGGAGAAGCAGTTCATTATTGCCTTAACGATGAAGGTTGCCCTCCACAGATAGTGGGAAAAATTCAGCATTTTATTTCCCGCAAGGCCATGAATATAGACGGACTTGGAGATGAAACCATCGAAACCTTTTACAAACGGGGCTTAGTAAACCACATTAGTGATTTATATACCTTATACGAGAAATCAGATGAACTTAAAACCCTGGATCGTTTCGGCGAACGTTCTATTGAAAACATGCTTGCAGGCATTGAAAAATCAAAAGAAATGCCTTTCGAAAAAGTGCTTTTTGGCTTGGGCATCCGTTACGTTGGCGAAACAGTAGCAAAGAAACTGGCCGCCGGAATTAAGAATATAGATAATTTGGCCAAGGCAACTGTAGAGGATTTAATTGCTATTGATGAAATTGGACAGCGAATAGCAGAGAGTATTGTTGAATATTTTGGAAAATCTGAGCACTTACAGCAGGTAGAATTATTAAAATTAGCAGGATTACAGTTTGAAATTGAAGAAAAAGTAATAACGCTGGACAGTGATAGACTTATTGGAAAAACATTCGTAATTTCGGGCGTTTTTGAAAACTTTAGCCGCGATGAGCTAAAAGATATGATTGAGGCCAACGGAGGCAAGATGCTGAGCGGCATTTCGGGCAAATTGAATTATCTGGTAGCGGGCGACAATATGGGGCCATCGAAACTGGAAAAAGCGAATAAGCTAAACGTCCCAATCATCACCGATGCCGAACTTTTAGAAATGATAAATGGTTAA
- the tyrS gene encoding tyrosine--tRNA ligase gives MTNFVEELRWRGMLHDIMPNTEEKLNEGMTSGYIGFDPTADSLHVGHLTQIMTLIHFQNAGHKPFALVGGATGMVGDPSGKSDERNLQTPEMIEHNLKGMKKQLAKFLKFEEGGNGAVMVNNADWFKDMNLFTFIRDVGKHITVNYMMAKDSVKRRLEGDSGLSFTEFCYQLIQGYDFYHLWKNENCLVQMGGSDQWGNIVTGTELIRRKDAGTAYAITTQLIKKADGTKFGKTESGAVWLDPEKTSPYKFYQFWLNASDDDVKKWIRIFTLKNKEEIEALEKEHDAAPHLRILQKALAEDITIKTHSVDALETAIKTSEFLFGNGSLEFLKGLSDKEVLDIFDGIPQYKILIEELGAGIDAASLLAEKSAIFPSKGEAKKTIQGGGVSVNKEKVAEMAQIFTADHLINDKFIVVQKGKKNYFLLIAE, from the coding sequence ATGACGAATTTTGTTGAAGAGTTAAGATGGCGTGGCATGCTGCATGATATTATGCCGAATACTGAAGAAAAGTTAAACGAGGGTATGACTTCCGGTTATATCGGTTTTGACCCTACTGCAGATTCGTTACATGTTGGTCACTTAACGCAGATCATGACCCTGATTCATTTTCAAAATGCCGGTCACAAGCCGTTTGCTTTGGTTGGTGGTGCTACAGGTATGGTGGGCGATCCTTCAGGGAAATCTGATGAACGTAACCTTCAGACACCTGAAATGATTGAGCATAATCTGAAAGGGATGAAAAAGCAATTGGCTAAATTCTTAAAATTTGAGGAAGGCGGAAACGGGGCCGTAATGGTTAACAATGCCGATTGGTTTAAAGATATGAACCTTTTCACTTTCATCAGGGATGTAGGTAAGCATATTACTGTGAACTATATGATGGCCAAGGATAGCGTTAAAAGACGTTTAGAGGGCGATTCTGGTCTGTCTTTTACCGAATTCTGTTACCAGTTGATTCAGGGTTACGATTTTTATCATTTATGGAAAAATGAAAACTGTTTGGTACAGATGGGTGGATCAGATCAATGGGGCAATATTGTTACCGGAACAGAGCTCATCAGAAGAAAAGACGCTGGCACAGCTTATGCGATTACCACACAACTGATTAAAAAGGCAGACGGAACCAAATTCGGTAAAACCGAGAGTGGTGCAGTTTGGCTGGATCCGGAAAAGACTTCTCCATATAAATTCTACCAGTTCTGGTTAAATGCATCAGATGATGATGTGAAAAAATGGATCCGCATTTTTACGCTTAAAAATAAAGAAGAAATAGAAGCTTTAGAAAAGGAACATGATGCCGCTCCGCATTTGCGTATCCTTCAAAAAGCTTTGGCTGAAGATATCACCATAAAAACCCATTCGGTGGATGCTTTGGAAACCGCTATTAAAACATCTGAGTTTTTGTTCGGTAACGGTTCATTGGAGTTTTTAAAAGGCTTATCTGATAAAGAAGTGTTGGATATATTTGATGGTATACCACAATATAAAATCTTAATTGAAGAACTTGGTGCTGGAATTGATGCAGCAAGCTTACTTGCAGAAAAATCAGCTATATTTCCGTCAAAAGGAGAAGCCAAGAAAACCATTCAGGGAGGAGGGGTTTCTGTAAATAAAGAAAAGGTAGCTGAAATGGCTCAGATCTTTACCGCAGATCATTTGATAAACGACAAATTCATCGTCGTACAAAAAGGAAAGAAAAACTACTTCCTTTTAATCGCTGAATAA
- a CDS encoding GTP-binding protein: MIKKLPVTVLSGFLGSGKTTLLNAILKNKQDLKVAVIVNDMSEVNIDAATVKNQHSLSKTDEKLVEMSNGCICCTLREDLMIEVEKLAKENRFDYLLIESTGISEPIPVAQTFSFIDEASGIDLSRFSQLDTMVTVVDAYNFYKDFGSADKLADRNMVDNLADKRTIVNLLTDQIEFANVILLNKTDLVSDTDLKVLKALIAKLNPTAKIYQTLFGEINPSLILNTGLFDFESASDGAGWKKELEEVHQPETEEYGISSTVFRSKKPFHPERLWHFINKEFPQNIIRSKGIFYLAAMPEQAINFSQAGGSLRIDLAGVWWASMQQHEREQYQDYQENRAEIDADWDNDFGDRKNELVFIGQEMNNDELKKSLEYCLLTDREVKDYQTKNSFKNPFEHVLF, from the coding sequence ATGATAAAGAAATTACCGGTAACCGTATTAAGCGGTTTTTTAGGCAGTGGCAAGACCACCCTGCTAAACGCCATATTAAAGAATAAGCAAGATTTAAAAGTGGCGGTTATTGTGAACGACATGAGTGAGGTAAACATCGATGCTGCTACAGTCAAAAACCAGCATAGTTTATCTAAAACTGATGAAAAACTGGTAGAGATGAGCAATGGGTGCATTTGTTGTACCTTGCGTGAAGATCTGATGATTGAGGTAGAAAAACTGGCGAAAGAAAACCGATTCGACTATCTGCTGATTGAAAGCACCGGAATATCTGAACCCATCCCTGTTGCACAAACATTTTCTTTTATAGATGAAGCCTCCGGTATTGATCTGAGCAGATTTAGCCAGTTAGATACCATGGTGACTGTTGTTGATGCTTACAACTTTTATAAAGATTTTGGTTCGGCAGATAAGCTTGCCGACCGTAATATGGTTGATAACCTGGCGGATAAACGTACTATTGTAAATCTACTTACCGACCAAATCGAATTTGCCAATGTTATTTTATTGAACAAAACTGACCTGGTAAGTGATACCGACCTTAAAGTACTTAAGGCGTTAATTGCAAAACTTAACCCTACTGCTAAAATTTATCAGACACTCTTCGGAGAAATAAATCCATCCTTAATCTTAAATACTGGTTTATTCGATTTTGAATCGGCATCAGATGGTGCAGGATGGAAAAAGGAGCTGGAAGAAGTCCATCAACCCGAAACAGAAGAATATGGAATAAGTTCGACCGTATTCCGTTCTAAAAAACCTTTTCACCCTGAAAGATTATGGCATTTCATTAATAAAGAATTTCCACAGAACATTATCCGTTCGAAAGGTATTTTCTATTTAGCTGCCATGCCTGAACAGGCCATTAATTTCTCGCAAGCGGGTGGTTCTTTACGTATCGATCTGGCAGGGGTTTGGTGGGCAAGTATGCAACAGCATGAACGTGAGCAATACCAGGACTACCAGGAGAACAGAGCTGAAATTGATGCAGATTGGGACAACGATTTTGGAGACCGTAAAAATGAGCTTGTGTTTATTGGCCAGGAAATGAACAACGATGAGTTAAAAAAATCGCTTGAATATTGCCTCTTAACTGACCGAGAAGTGAAGGATTATCAAACAAAAAACAGCTTTAAAAATCCTTTTGAGCATGTTTTATTTTAA